The nucleotide sequence CCCTTTTTAAAGGAAACCGCCTGTGGGTGGGAGACGGGGCTCGAACCCGCGACCTTCGGAACCACAATCCGACGCTCTAACCAACTGAGCTACAACCACCGTTTTTGCTTTTGCGTTGCAAAGATAAGAAGGTTTTCTTACCCCTGCAAGCAATCAGCCTGTTTTTTTACTTATAAATCTCTTTTTTGCCCGCCAGCAGGGTGTTTTTGAGCAATGACACGATGGTCATCGGTCCTACTCCACCCGGTACAGGAGTGATATATGAGCATTTAGGCGCCACTTCGTCAAACTTCACATCACCGGTCAGTTTGAAGCCCGATTTAGTTTGGGTAGATGGCACACGGGTAGTACCCACGTCGATTACCACGGCTCCTTCTTTCACCATTTCGCCTTTGAGGAATTCAGGCACACCGAGGGCTGCTATGATAATGTCGGCTTTCAGGCACTGCTCTTTCAGGTCAGCCGAATAACTGTGGCAAACCGTTACAGTTGCATTACCCGGATTCGTTTTTTGCATCATCAGGTTAGCCACAGGTTTACCCACGATGTTGCTTCGACCCAATACCACGCAATGTTTACCTTTGGTATCAATATTGTAACGTTTCAGCAACTCCATAATGCCTGCCGGTGTAGCCGAGACGAAACAAGGCAGACCGATAGACATACGTCCCACGTTGATCGGGTGGAAACCGTCCACGTCTTTGCGGTAGTCGATCGCTTCGATTACTTTCTGCTCGTTGATGTGTTTTGGCAAAGGCAACTGAACGATGAATCCGTCAATATCGGGATCGTTGTTCAGCTCATCCACTTTTTGAAGCAATTCCGCTTCTGTGATCGTATCTTCAAAACGAACCAAGGTAGAGTTGAAACCAACCTGTTCGCACGCTTTTACTTTGTGGGCAACGTAAGTCTCGCTTCCGCCGTCGTGACCAACCAGGATAGCTGCCAGGTGAGGAATCTTGCCTCCCGCTGCCTTGATTGCCGCTACCTCTTGTGCAATCTCCTGCTTAACCTGATCTGAAATTGCTTTTCCGTCGATTAATTGCATGTTGTTTGTATTTAAGCTAATAAACCTCCAAGGTTTTAAAAACCTTGGAGGTTTAGCGTTTATTATAAATATTATCGTCTCATTTTACGCATCAAAGCAGGGTTGCTCTGTGCTTTGGTGACCATGTGCATCATCTTGCGGGTTTCCTCAAACTGTTTCAGCAGACGGTTCACCTCCTGAATATCCGTACCGCTACCCTTAGCGATGCGCTGACGGCGGCTTCCATTCAGGATTTGCGGGTTTTCACGCTCTTTCGGAGTCATCGAGTAAATAATGGCCTCCACGCTTTTAAAAGCGTTATCATCGATATCCACGTCTTTTATCGCTTTTCCCACACCCGGAATCATCGAAGCCAGGTCTTTGATGTTACCCATCTTCTTGATCTGTTGGATCTGGCTCAGGAAGTCGTTGAAGTCAAACTGATTCTTTGCAATTTTCTTTTGCAGACGGCGTGCCTCTTCTTCATCGTACTGGTCTTGCGCCCGTTCCACAAGTGAAACGATATCACCCATTCCGAGGATACGGTCAGCCATACGTTCAGGGTGGAATACATCCAGCGCTTCCATCTTCTCTCCGGTACCGACAAACTTGATCGGCTTGTTTACCACATTACGGATAGAAAGCGCAGCACCACCACGGGTATCACCATCAAGCTTGGTCAGCACAACCCCGTCGAAGTCCAGACGGTCGTTAAATTCTTTCGCCGTATTTACGGCATCCTGACCGGTCATGGAGTCAACCACAAACAGGATTTCATCCGGTGTAATCGCCGCTTTCACCGCTGCAATCTCGGTCATCATCTGCTCATCGATTGCCAGACGACCGGCGGTATCGACAATCACCAGGTCATGACCGTTGGCTTTGGCATATTGGATAGCCGCTTTGGCAATCGCCACGGCATCTTTGTTTTCTTCTTCAGCGTAAACCGGAACTTCAATCTGCGCACCCAATACTTTCAACTGCTCAATCGCCGCCGGGCGGTAGATGTCACAAGCCACAAGCAACGGATTTTTGCTGCGTTTTGACTTCAACAATTTCGCCAGTTTACCGGAGAAGGTCGTTTTACCCGAACCCTGAAGACCTGCCATCAGGATCACCGCCGGTTTGCCTTTGATGTTAACGTCTACACTCGTTCCACCCATAAGCATAGCCAACTCATCGTGAACGATCTTGACCAGCATCTGACCGGGTTTCACCGCAGTAAGCACATTCTGTCCGAGCGCCTTTTCTTTTACCGTATCGGTGAATGTTTTGGCAACTTTATAGTTTACGTCGGCATCCAGCAGGGCGCGGCGCACATCTTTCAGCGTTTCGGCAACATTGATTTCGGTGATTTTTCCTTCACCCTTGAGTATTTTAAATGACCGTTCTAGTCTGTCACTCAGATTTTCAAACATAATCGTTTATCAGTTAGTCTATTTTGGAGGGCAAAGGTAAGAAATTTTCGGGAAAAAGAAAGCTTCCCGGACACCATGAAAAACAGGCATCGGGGAAGCTTTTACATATATCATCCAATCCCCCTTTGGAGGATTAAACGGCTCTTTAATATTGCTCTTTCTCGTTCGGGAAGTCTGACGATTTCACATCTTCCACATACTGGCTGACCGCCTTCGTGATGATCTCGGCAAGATTGGCATAACGGCGAAGGAACCGGGGTGAAAAATGCTGTGTTAGTCCCAGCATATCGTGCATCACCAGTACCTGTCCGTCCACACCGCCTCCGGCACCGATACCGATGATCGGAATGGTCAGCTCCTGGGCAACACGGGCAGCCAGATCTGCCGGTATTTTTTCGAGAACGATCGCAAAGCAACCCATCTCTTGCAGCAAACGTGCGTCTTCAATCAGCTTGTTCGCCTCGCTACCATCTTTTGCACGAACGGTATATGTACCGTATTTATTAATGGACTGCGGCATTAACCCCAGGTGTCCCATCACTGGAATACCAGCGCTGAGAATGCGCTCCACAGACTCACGAATCTCTGCTCCACCTTCCAGTTTCACACATTCGGCATGTGTTTCTTTCATGATGCGAATGGCTGATGCCAGCGCCTCTATCGAGTTCCCCTGATAGGTTCCAAAGGGCAAATCCACCACTACTAAAGCACGCTTTACTGCCCGCACTACTGATTTTCCGTGATAGATCATTTGATCCAGCGTCATCGGAAGCGTGGTCACATTTCCCGCCATTACATTGGAGGCAGAATCACCCACCAATATCACGTCCATACCTGCCGCATCAATCAGACGGGCCATTGAGTAGTCATAAGCTGTAAGCATCGAAATCTTTTCGCCTCTCTTCTTCATTTCGATCAGGCGATGGGTGGTCACTTTGCGTGTATCCTCTGCGTAAGTTGACATAGGGTTGCGTGTTTGGTTAAACGGGGGTAAAGGTAGAAATTATCTTGGTGAAAAAACGGGGTATTGAGGAATATTTTCTGTAATGAAAAAATAAGAGCACCTGCATTTCTTTGTAAAACAGACACAGGACACCCGCTCACCCATTGAATATCTGACGACTAACGATTCCGTCGCCAGTTATAGGGATAACACCTATCCCGGGGAATATTATTGACAACAATAGCCACCACAAAAAGAATGAGCACGCCCGACATCACCGGCGATAGTATATAACCGTACCCCAGCGCCTTCACCTTTTCCGTTCCGATATTGGCAATCAGGGCTGTGGCTCCACCGGGGGGATGCATTGTCTTGGTGATCTGCATCGCCACGATGGACAATGAAACCGCCAGGGCTGCTGCCAGCCAGAGTTGACCGGGTACAAGTTTATGAATACTCACCCCGATCACAGCCGAAATCAGATGTCCGAAAATAAGGTTACGCGGTTGAGCCAACGGACTATTGGTTGCACCAAACACCAACACAGCCGATGCGCCGAAGGAGCCAATAAGAAAAACATTATCAACCTGCCCCAACTGCTTCCCCTGGATAAACCCAATCGCAGAAATGCCGATAAACGCTCCGATAAAAGTCCACAGGTGATCGATCGGCTCCAGTATTGTTTGCCGGTAAAACACGTATGAGGTCATCCGGTAAGCTTTTTTGATTCTTCTCTTCATATACAATTTTATTCTAGCAACAATCTTCCGACTCTATCCCGGCAACATCTTATTGCACACGGAATAAAGCCAGAAGATTTATTGTTTATAGCGGCAATCCACTGCGTTTAATAGCAGAAGAGCTAGTGTTAGTTCGATCTCTGATTACCGGCAACTAACCCCACCGGTCATATTTCATTTCTTTTCAATACTCCATCCTCCTTTCAGTCCGAAGATGAACCAGGCTACTGCCACGGTTCCCAATCCAAAGAGGGTATCTCCAAACACACGGAGCCATTTGAATGTCACAATGTCTGGTTGGGTCATAAACTCGGCAGAACGCGCAAACCACAATCCTTTGTTTACACTGGCTATCGTCTGTAGTAATCCGACAGGCAAAACACTGATCAACACCATCGCTGCCAAGCCGAAATTGATGGCCCAGAATCCGAACCGAATCCACTTATCTTTCCAGACTGACTCGGTATCCATATCCCTCAACACGAAAAGCATCAACCCGATACCCAGCATACCATACACACCAAAGAGAGCTGTGTGTCCATGCACAGGAGTGGTATTCAGCCCCTGCATGTAGTAAAGAGCAATCGGCGGATTGATCAGAAACCCAAAAATACCGGCTCCGACCAGATTCCAGAAGGCTACGGAGATAAAGCAATAAATCGGCCATTTGTATTTTCTGATCCAGGTAGAACTCTGACTGATCTTTACATTATCCCAGGCCTCATTCCCCATCAAAACCAGTGGTACCACTTCCAGAGCACTAAATGTGGCACCGATAGCCATGACGGATGTTGGTGTTCCGGAGAAATAGAGGTGGTGAAACGTGCCAAGAATACCTCCTGACAGGAAGATGATCGTTGAAAACAAGACCGATGAGGTTGCTGTATTCACCTTAATCAGCTTCATCCTGACAAAAAGGAAAGAGATAATCACCACGGCAAACACCTCAAAGAAGCCTTCTACCCAAAGGTGAACTACCCACCAGCGCCAGTATTCGGCTATCGCCAGATTGGTTTGACGGCCCCACATCAATCCCGCTCCGTAGAAAGAGGCTATTGCAATGGCCGAAATAAGGAACATTACCAGTAGGCTACGACTCTCATCTTTGCGGCGCAATACCGGCCAGATAGCCCGCCCCATCAATGCCAGCCAGATAAACAGGCCTACAAACAGGAACAATTGCCAGAAACGTCCCAGATCCACATACTCATACCCCTGGTGTCCGAACCAGAAGTTCTGAACAAAGCCCAGTCTCTGCATCACTCCGTACCACTGTCCCAGCAACGACCCGACCACAATGATCAGCAGGGCTATAAACAGTAAGTCAACACCCAGCTTCTGATATTTGGGTTCGTGCCCCGATATCGCCGGCGCGTAATAGAGTCCTGTAGCCAGCCACGAGGTAGCAATCCAGAAAATAGCAATCTGCACGTGCCAGGTGCGGGTGATAGAATAAGGCAGCCATTCGGAGAGGGGAATGCCGTACAAAGCCTGTCCCTCTACCGTATAGTGAGCAGTGACCACACCCAGTACTATCTGTACGACAAACAGTGCGGAAACAATCCAGAAGTATTTCAGTGTCGCTTTCTGTGAAGGAGTCTGCGTCTGATTTCCGACAGGATTTTCCGATAGGATTTCAGACTCTTCCTGACGGTTGCGGGCATAGTACCATACCATAATACCGATACCGGCCAACAGGACAATCACACTAAAACCGGTCCACAGAATTAATGATCCGGTCGGACGGTTACCCACCAGTTCTTCCGATGGCCAGTTATTGGTGTAGGTGATTTCGCGTCCCGGACGATTGGTCACGCATGCCCAGGCAGTCCAGAAAAAGAACGCATTCATTTTGCGCACCCGCTCCGGGTCTTTTAGTTGGTTAACCGGAATAGCATAAGCATCACGCAGCTTATCCATGGCCGGATCATTGGTGAACAGACGACTG is from Parabacteroides sp. FAFU027 and encodes:
- the panB gene encoding 3-methyl-2-oxobutanoate hydroxymethyltransferase; protein product: MSTYAEDTRKVTTHRLIEMKKRGEKISMLTAYDYSMARLIDAAGMDVILVGDSASNVMAGNVTTLPMTLDQMIYHGKSVVRAVKRALVVVDLPFGTYQGNSIEALASAIRIMKETHAECVKLEGGAEIRESVERILSAGIPVMGHLGLMPQSINKYGTYTVRAKDGSEANKLIEDARLLQEMGCFAIVLEKIPADLAARVAQELTIPIIGIGAGGGVDGQVLVMHDMLGLTQHFSPRFLRRYANLAEIITKAVSQYVEDVKSSDFPNEKEQY
- the folD gene encoding bifunctional methylenetetrahydrofolate dehydrogenase/methenyltetrahydrofolate cyclohydrolase FolD, coding for MQLIDGKAISDQVKQEIAQEVAAIKAAGGKIPHLAAILVGHDGGSETYVAHKVKACEQVGFNSTLVRFEDTITEAELLQKVDELNNDPDIDGFIVQLPLPKHINEQKVIEAIDYRKDVDGFHPINVGRMSIGLPCFVSATPAGIMELLKRYNIDTKGKHCVVLGRSNIVGKPVANLMMQKTNPGNATVTVCHSYSADLKEQCLKADIIIAALGVPEFLKGEMVKEGAVVIDVGTTRVPSTQTKSGFKLTGDVKFDEVAPKCSYITPVPGGVGPMTIVSLLKNTLLAGKKEIYK
- a CDS encoding nitric-oxide reductase large subunit — translated: MKTKNLWFGFIAVIVISFGVLLYYGSEIYRQAPPVPEKVVTASGKTLFTGADIKDGQNVWQSMGGQEVGTVWGHGAYQAPDWSADWLHKEAMFMLDALAMKRANQKYDQLPEDQKASLKVLLQNDLRTNSYNPQTRILTISDLRADAIVSNSDFYSRLFTNDPAMDKLRDAYAIPVNQLKDPERVRKMNAFFFWTAWACVTNRPGREITYTNNWPSEELVGNRPTGSLILWTGFSVIVLLAGIGIMVWYYARNRQEESEILSENPVGNQTQTPSQKATLKYFWIVSALFVVQIVLGVVTAHYTVEGQALYGIPLSEWLPYSITRTWHVQIAIFWIATSWLATGLYYAPAISGHEPKYQKLGVDLLFIALLIIVVGSLLGQWYGVMQRLGFVQNFWFGHQGYEYVDLGRFWQLFLFVGLFIWLALMGRAIWPVLRRKDESRSLLVMFLISAIAIASFYGAGLMWGRQTNLAIAEYWRWWVVHLWVEGFFEVFAVVIISFLFVRMKLIKVNTATSSVLFSTIIFLSGGILGTFHHLYFSGTPTSVMAIGATFSALEVVPLVLMGNEAWDNVKISQSSTWIRKYKWPIYCFISVAFWNLVGAGIFGFLINPPIALYYMQGLNTTPVHGHTALFGVYGMLGIGLMLFVLRDMDTESVWKDKWIRFGFWAINFGLAAMVLISVLPVGLLQTIASVNKGLWFARSAEFMTQPDIVTFKWLRVFGDTLFGLGTVAVAWFIFGLKGGWSIEKK
- a CDS encoding HPP family protein, whose amino-acid sequence is MKRRIKKAYRMTSYVFYRQTILEPIDHLWTFIGAFIGISAIGFIQGKQLGQVDNVFLIGSFGASAVLVFGATNSPLAQPRNLIFGHLISAVIGVSIHKLVPGQLWLAAALAVSLSIVAMQITKTMHPPGGATALIANIGTEKVKALGYGYILSPVMSGVLILFVVAIVVNNIPRDRCYPYNWRRNR
- the ffh gene encoding signal recognition particle protein — translated: MFENLSDRLERSFKILKGEGKITEINVAETLKDVRRALLDADVNYKVAKTFTDTVKEKALGQNVLTAVKPGQMLVKIVHDELAMLMGGTSVDVNIKGKPAVILMAGLQGSGKTTFSGKLAKLLKSKRSKNPLLVACDIYRPAAIEQLKVLGAQIEVPVYAEEENKDAVAIAKAAIQYAKANGHDLVIVDTAGRLAIDEQMMTEIAAVKAAITPDEILFVVDSMTGQDAVNTAKEFNDRLDFDGVVLTKLDGDTRGGAALSIRNVVNKPIKFVGTGEKMEALDVFHPERMADRILGMGDIVSLVERAQDQYDEEEARRLQKKIAKNQFDFNDFLSQIQQIKKMGNIKDLASMIPGVGKAIKDVDIDDNAFKSVEAIIYSMTPKERENPQILNGSRRQRIAKGSGTDIQEVNRLLKQFEETRKMMHMVTKAQSNPALMRKMRR